Below is a window of Malus domestica chromosome 13, GDT2T_hap1 DNA.
ACTAATTATTACATGTGAACATGATCATATTTCTTTCCCACAGTtcttactattttatttcatcaGTTTTGCTCTCATAGTGTTTATCCATGTCGGTTTCATCTTATTGTTGGAACATGTATGTAGTTTGACAAGTTTTGGGACAATAAACTCTTCTATATGGGTGGAATATGATTTCCAGTTTATGCATCAATTAAGTAGTCAAGATGCTATTAGAATTTTTGTTTTCTCAACAATAATTGCAGGCAGTTCATATAGAAATGAACGTAAGTTCGCTCGAGTATTTGGTGTGGCCTTATCTTCAAATTGTTGGTAGTTTTGCAAATGAGGCATAATGGTATTTCTGATGGATTTCTTCATGATGAGGCATTGTGCAGTCATAGACATCCTTGTTTGCGTTCTGATTTCTTCGGAAAGATGCCCCTAAAAGTGCATGAACTTAAGTTTGCTGCCCTCAGTTGTAGGAGAAACTAAACCTATAGAAAAAACTGCACTTTCTTTGATCACTTAACTCTTTGTATGCAGAACCTAGCTGGACGCAAAGAGCTGTCAGCGGTCCGGGCTGTCATCAAGTGCATTGAAGATTATAACCTTGAGGCAGAATTTCCTCCAGAAGACCTCAAGAAGCGCCTTGAACAGCTAGAGAAGGTGAAACCAGAGAAGAAAAGGCCAGTTGTAGTACCAGCCAACAAACGAGTACGAGCTAACAATGGCGGTCCCATGCCTCCGGCCAAGGCTGGCCGCTTGACGAATGCATATGTGTCTTCGTTCCCTACACCTCCTACATTTGTCAGGTCTCCTTCCCATGGCCAGTATCCTGCTGGGTTCTCACCGTACCATTCCCCACCCACCATGTATGGTAGCAGAAGCCCACCAACCCCTTATGCATACTCACCGGAAGCAGCACCCCCTCCTCCTCATGCCGGATCATACCCTGGACCTCCGATGAACTATCCTGCATATGGGGCTTATGGCAATGGTATGGTACCAGCTTATCAGCCGGCTTACTACCGATAGACATGACAAACCTCATATGAAGACGGTAAGCACTGATACGATGACCCGAGATCTCATCCGCTTTTATAATGGGCTTGTTTGTAATCACTAACCGTTTTCATGGTAGCGATGTGTGTATTAATCATGATATTTCGTCATGCTTCTTGCTTCGTCACGGTGAGAAGTTGTATTTCTAATGTTGATCAAACTGTAGTAGTAGTAGGTCATTGTGAAAATGTTGTTAGGATGACTTAAAACATCGACCCACGGCACCACCAACTCTTCTTCAGTTTAGTTGTAGAAAGACTATTTAATGCTTCTCTACGTTGTTCTCTATGGTTCTGCCTCTCCTCCCTGTCTATGGTTCTCTATGGCGGTCTCAAATCTTCATTTTTCGAGGGCCTATATCTGCTGAGACCGCACATATCAGGGGATTATatgccaacaggatcctcttcggattttGTTAGTGAGGATCATGATGATTCTTAAATCGtgttcattcatcgtacattgtgtggatagtttttatcaggtattgtttgtgtttaattttaaataaaaatatttaaaatgatttttgaccgcacgatatacaattCACGAATCTGCggattctcacaaagaggatccagcgAGGACCTGGATTAGATTATATGTTTCTCTTCTCTAtgacgctctctctctctctctctctctctctcaccctctgtCTATGGTTCTCTGCGGTGTAACGGATACCGTCGGGTAAGAAAGCTCCCCATGTGAGCTCCAAGCTGCTCTACCAGTATTCCTCTTCAGCGGGAACCTTCACGCCAAAACCTAATTAATTTttcgttttcattttttcaaGTATTTAACCAAATATATTCAGAAAATATTCATTATCTGCTGcatattttcatttgttttgtgTAACAAAGCTTCCTAAATTGCAACATGCCATCAAAGTTATGGTAACTAATATTGTTACGACTCAATTATTTTATGTTGCATCGACTTTCAGATTTAAAGCACTTAGTTATTAGCTGATAAAAAAGATTACACGTCtaaaataaaatcatataaACACTAATCTATATATAAGGTGAGAAGAATAAAAAGGCAAAACATTCAAAACGCGCCTCTCCCTTTTTAAAGCTTTTGAAAAAgacaatttaatataataattcaAGACCATTTGAATTCTGAACGAAAATTATAcattaaaaacaacaaaaacacaaccCACCACATGGTGGGTGGTTACGGTGGTCTTCCTTTTCTTTGAATATTATTTTAAACAAAATAGAATTCAGTTATAAAATTGTTTAACGTAAAAAGGCCAATTGCCACGCGAACATGCGCGTGACAACATGCtagcagtggcgaagccacgtgagggcgaggagtggcggtcGCCACTCCCTCGCCGAAAAAACAAGGTTGGAGCGTTGGCCAGCCCCTCCCCTCCTGTTGCTGCTCTTCGTCTCCTCCGGTGCTATATGGTTTTGCCCTGCGCACAGTAGAGCTgcgttcaattttttttttcaaaacacccAGGCCAAAACAACGTCGTTTTGGTctggtaaaaaaatttgaaaaaagtaGAACGAAACAGCACCGTTTCGTATAAgttgggaaaaaaaataaatatatagggGGGACCACGTGCCCCCTGTTCcattcagtctctctctctgtgctctTTTTCAATCTCCAATCAGAGTAAAAGGTGCAGCAGCAGCGTTGCCCCCCAATTCCTAGCATAAAAATCCCAGCAATCAGCACCTACCGGGCCACCGTTTGGCCTTTTGCTACCGTGCCAGCCATCTCCAACCGCCAGCTTCCAACTTTCAAAGCCACTCTTTAGGTAAAATTTTTAATCCCTAAATTTATAAtcctaaccctaattaattatttaatacgaattttgtttaattggtaTAGAATCATATGGTGATGCACTAatatgattattgatatgattCTATGATTATTGGTATGAAagtatgaaattatttttaggatgaaaattaaaatttgaattcttgattattgattaattaattgaattattacataATGTATATTCATATGATTGGTTGAATTTAATTTAGGCGATCGGTTCAATTTAATTTAGGTGAGTTTGCAAAAGCCAAAATCGTAACCAAATAATTCATTACAATCTAGTCCAATAGAGACTGACTTTTTATTTGGTCAAAAgttaaaaccaaacaaaaaccgGCCCTAGAATTCAAATCGGCCACTTTGATCAGATTGATGCCGCCTTTCCTTGTAAATTGCATTTGTCTAGGTTTGAACACGATACATTTAATGGCGTATCCCTCCATAAGACCTGCGTCCTAGCCCCTAGGATTGACCAACCAACCGAGTGACCAGTTTtcaaagagggagagagagagagcttcatGGCAGCTGGGTAGGACGAGCTGTGGGGATAACTAGCGTGAGACGGGTGCCAAACGAGGTATAACAATAATCGCCTACCAACTGTTTGATGAATTGCTCCTTAGAGAACTCTCTTGCTCAAATCGCGATACAGCAGTATTACTCTTTACTATAATGTTCTCAAGGAGAGGAATCGCATTTGCTTCGGCACTGTCTCCGCATTTCCTTTCAAGGGCTGCTCGTAACTTTTGCTGCAAGCCAACCCCCACAACCATACTTCCCGTAGCAGATCATTCCGGGAAGGTTGCCAATTACTCTAGTAACTTTCATCTTTCTCCTTTGTTTTCCACCGATGATTGTAAACCTCATTTGGACGGTTATGATATTGAGCTTGTTGATCATGAGGCGTGGCAAGTTTCATCCGGTTTGGCATTGGCAGGGGGAGGAATGCAGGGGTCTGCATTGGACTCAAATTCGTTATCAGATGAAGTGGTTGATGAGCCAATTGATACTTGCTCAGTACCTGTTGAAGGTGACCCGGACTTTGATGACATTGACAACATGAGAATTCGTGGCCATCTGTTCTTTAAACTTGACCGCGATTCCAAAGAGTTCGAGGAGTATAATTTTGACTTCCATCGCAGGAAGAAGTCTTCTAAGCAAAAGGATGATCCAAAGGAAAGTAAAAGGAAGGATAATGAGTTAAAGGACAGCAAAAGAGGCAACCCAAGTCTTGACTTGCCCTCCAGAAGCGAGAAACAATCTAGAATTGTGAACGATTCTCCGCTTGATGAATTGGACACTACTTCTGTTGGGAAGAAGAAGCTGAGGAGTCCGACCTATAATCAGCTAACAGGTCCCTTCCATGAGCCATTTTGCCTGGACATTTTCATATCAAAGGCTTCTGTTCGTGCGTGCATCATTCACCGCGTGACCAGTAAGGTGGTTGTTGTGGCACATTCCATATCGAAGGACATGAAGTTTGACCTTTGTTCGACTAGGAATGCAGCTGCTTGTGCTGCTGTGGGGGAAATTCTCGCGCAGAGGGCATTGGATGATGATATCCATGATGTGATTTACACACCTAGGAAAGGGGATAAATTGGAGGGTAAGCTTCAAATTGTGCTTCAGTCTGTCATTGATAGTGGGATTAATGTGAAGGTGAAGTTGAGGCAAATAAACAGGAAGAAACGTAGTTCCTCGTATGCAACTTAGGAAGCTGGTTGAGacaatttcaacaacaaaaaactcCTTGTGTTGGAAACTCCTTTCGTTCAAGCTAGGAGAGGGGACTGCCCTGCCCTCCTTTTCTGAGAGATGAGGACTTGCAACAACCGCCATGATGGTGTAACTATTTAAGGTACTAGGTATTCACCCCTCTTTTATTTGCACAGCCAACCACGGCACGAGAGGAATTCATCGAGTGGACTGCAGTCCCTTAATCCCCTAGCATTGATTAAACAAATTTACTCTTGTGGAACTATTAGTGTAAATTTTTCTTCTCTGTAATGTATAAACAATGATcagttctctctctttctgcatTGAATATGCACTATGCcatattgaatttttttgaaTGGAGCTGGAGAAATTAGTGCATTTATCATCTGTTTAACCTAACTGATTCGATCCCTAACAGCGGTCTGAATTCTGTGATTACGTTAAATCCCATTACTTCTAGGATCCCTTCATGTATATGCCTAAGTTGATTAGCTTATTTGCTCCCATTGGCCTAGTGCATGTTACGGTTAGGCCAATCAATGGGTCACGGCAGGGTGCCCACCCATTGCATTAAGGTTCAAATCTCTCCTGGTAGGTTaaagtagtttagaatatcgccTTACCAAAAATGAATGGCGTACTCATTCATAAGCTTTAAACAATCATTAACTGGTAGCATAAGATATCAAACGATTTAAGTGATAAAACAAAGCAGAAATTACTTGTATTCAACAACCCACAACTCAATACAAACATGGGTCAACTCCTCAGTTGCCAAAATCCGAAAATTTTCAGTCATTAGCAGTTGCTAATTGCAGTGAGAGCAGTTCATCCTCCGGGATTGTCCTAATAAGACAATCCGACTTGGGGTACGACACGCACAACAATGTGTACCCGCCTTCCACCACATCATCACTCAGCATTCCTTCACTCTGATCGACGGTGCCGGTGAGAAGCTTGGCAGGGCAAGTCATGCACACGCCGAGCTTGCAGTCATGCGGCACAGAGAGGCCGGAGTCCAATGCCTTTTCCAGTATGGTCTCATCAGGCTCCACCTCCAGCTCGGTAGACTGACCCTCGTGTTCCACCACCACCTTATAGGATCGGACGGTGCAGGAGTAGGACCGCCGTGACCGGTGGCGCGGCCGGAGATTGAGCTGGAATGAAGCGGAGAGATTGGTGGTTGTGCGTACTTGTTTTGGGAGGGTGAGAGAAGGGGAGGGAGTGAGGTGGAGCGTAGCCATAGTGTGTTGGGTTCTGAGGTGGGAAACGAGGGGAAGTTTCTGTGGCAATGCGAAGTGTTGTATTGTTTATGGTGTGGAaaaagataaggttttggatgttTCTGTGGTTTACTTCTGAGGCATGGGCTAATATGGGTTTCCAAGCAAATCAAGGTTTTTATTTGATTTCCAAACCAGAagttttttggggtttttgatATGGgtctaaaataactaaaaatttgacctatttcaaaagtcaaaaatcattaaaaattgGACATATTTCAAAAGTTGGCCtataaaattggacctatttcaaattttcccaagttttttttttaatgtggtTCAGGGAGGAATTTTTGCAAGTGACCGGTATTCAAGAGtgttgtgaacacggaaaattcctgaaacgaaagagacaagaacaaacgtgcacaaacaaatatttgtatttgatgattttgggttacaatctctctctattttgatcttctgattcgatctccgtaaggtgtgtatttgtggatgtgcgattgatccaaagggtcgttgggcttgatctaaggatgaacgttcttcaagggccgtagacttgatcttgaaggtggatttgagcggatcttcaaagggggtttttgggcttgatctttgaagaacagtgacgaacggatcttcaagggcttttgggcttgatcttgaagaacagtgatgaacgaatcttcaagggcttttgggcttgatcttgaagaacggttggatgtgtggatttgtcgacgttgttgatccaaagggccgttgggacttgatcttggatgaacggatgatgaacgatggtgctttcttcaagggccgtcgaggcttgatcttgaattggtggatggttgatccaagggccgtcggggcttgatcttggaagaacgatgaacgaagaacgaagaacactgtcttcaagggccgtcggggcttgatcttgaattggtggatgattgttgatctaaagggccgttggggcttgatcttggaagaacgatgaacgaagaacgaagaaggctttcttgattcttcgggaacctagatgcttgagagcttcggggtttcagagcttcagagcttcaaggtgtaatatcaattcctccccaaatgaatgaattagccttctatttatagaaatttccaaggcctaattttgaatataatattccagatgaaataagtcgtttctgccaggtgttgacacgtgtcctgtttgatgacttttccaacttattttgattttttgtttagacacacgctacgtgtaaaatttatgtaatacatgagcgttgaaactttgatttatcggtcaacatttatttacagaaatttcaatgtctacaaatgcccccacttcaaggtgcgtcgtatacatgtgcttgtcacgtgtaggagatgcgttttgaagtcccttactgtagatgtcgatccaagggccgtcgaggcttgatcttgaattgggctggagatttcttcaaaggccgttgaggcttgatcttgaattgggcttgagatttcttcaagggccgtcgaggcttgatcttgaaggttgaaattggaccacaatgagcttcatgtggtagatgatctatggctttggtagtgggtgaatcgtcacgtattttgttgcgctttgttgactttccacagctttgatcttgaactgggttgaaggattttctagattcctccaattgttgattttccacagcttattcttgaactaggttttgattcaagggtggtagacacttaatcttgaatcggacttgtgatttcttccagggccgtcgaggcttgattttgaatttggctggaagcttcttcgagggccgttgaggcttgattcttgaaggctgactcgaacacacggcaagcaggcacgaggtgaaggtgacgacttgttgctttgttcaatctttctaattcacacctgagtagTTTGGTCAACGATATGATCTTCGAGATTGATGGGCTCCTCTTCCAATTGGTGACTtggtctttaaggatttgattcaagggtggtgaatcggcacgtgcagcccacaacgcctagtaagtcgacccaagaatttgagggtcaaaacgagttcaccgtcctcaggaagatgcggcatcttctcgagttcttcatctcagactctttctgctgagttgactgtgcatgctgcattcttctctgcttgtttctttaggcagatgtggcagcttctcgagttcctcagttcggactccttctgctgagttgatcgtgcagaccgcattcttctctgcttgttccttctacaccttgtctccacatgctgcaaggtatcattttcacttgccttatctgtcctcccagcagatgtggcagcttctttgaaagtacagcagcagtggaaggcgagtactcgagagtagtgctaggtaggcaatcagggaagggttccaagcagtcggttccttacccgagtttgagtggaagttccggcatattgttttctttatccttgtctttgtaggtaggaacaaggacaaaggaaaggacagggagagtgcatgatatgagatactcttgctttctaccctggtgatatgagatacttttgctttggagtcattggcttgcagaggtaccccaaggaataaggaacactgaatgactcgagaggcttcgttgggaaagcataTTTGGACATGAAGAAAGACtttgtatgtctgccttgctatggagggtgaaggtggacagttataggggGTTCCttgatacctgtagaggtactgctctttcactcgtgtcagtaaccaatgcgtgattgatcagtatggtttcacgtgctttcttctttatcaaaaatcttcgacaaattgtccgtaatttctgccaagctgagtgtgcatgtgacagctGTTGACGCGGCTGAAGAAGACTGGCGCTTCTTCGATAACTgggatcggtgcttcgacaaattacccgtgatttccgcaaagctgagtttacgtgtgatgggtgctgacgtgtCTGGAAAAGACTGGcgtctcttcgatatctgggatcggcgttTCGACAAAccacccgtgatttccgcaaagctgagtttgcgtgtgatgggtgctgtcgaggctgaaaaagactggcgcctcttcgatatctgggatcggcgcttcgacaaattgcccatgattttcgcaaagctgagtttgcgtgtgacgggtgccgacgtgtctggaaaagcaagatgcttctccgatttctgagcttgcctcttcgatttttgaatggcctcttcgaattctgagctcgcctcttcgatctctgaaatcccgtcgagtgctgattttttatagaggcatgcagttcgtttcaaagcacacttgaattttcgcttgtgaaaactcccctcttgtacttctaagatcttgatttgtccgatcttttcttccttcaacactttgaaaaatgtctggaccctccgaccgtcgttttgacttgaatcttggtgaagaggcagtcccgccttctccagacaacatatggcgcccatccttcatatcccccactggtcctcttaccgttggggattcgatgatgaagaatgatatgaccgctgtggtggtggcccggaaccttgtcactcccaaagataacagactactttccaggcggtctgatgagttggctgttaaggagtctctggctcttagtgtgcagtgtgtgggttctgtgtccaacatggcccaacgcctatttgctcgaacccgtcaagttgaatcgttggcggctgaagtgatgagtctcaaacaggagattagagggcttaaacatgagaataaacagttgcacaagctcgcacacaactatgtcacaaacatgaagaggaaaattgaccagatgcaggaatctgatggtcagattttacttgatcatcggaggtttgtgggtttgttccaacaacatttgccttcgtcttctggggctgtaccgcgtaatgaagctccaaatgatcaacctttggtgcctcctcttcctggagttccgccgagtggtgtggtttcaaacagtcaaccttcGGCGCttctcatttctggagctctgccgagtggtaaggcggcacctgatcgtccttgaagataccctcttgtaaatttgatttgatttgattttttttttttttttttttttaaggtatgtataatgcaaatttatgtaaaaatttcctgaaaaataaataaaatggaccttctatttctctctatgcatttgtttttttttcttgtttttcttttggtgctggatgcaccaagttccatcatttttttattattattatttatttttttatttttttatttttttacaatgttttttttctttctgcacatggtgcccatgcaccaccagaaacttttgatctgccatggggctgtaccccatctttgatccaccattcctctttttttttcacgtggtgccagatgcaccaccacctctttttttttttttttttttttaattgtatttcTTTCTGTATAAATTAGGATGCTTGGCGGAGGGATTTGTAGGGAAGGACGAAGACGGACGGAGAGCTGGAGTTTGAGGAAGAGCTTCTtggccggctagtcgtttgacagcggtctttgaagttggtggcagctgcgaggcaagagaTGGAGGAGGTGGGGATGTACGTGCTGCTGAAGTTGATGGGCAGAAGGAGAAGGTGAGCACAACCACCGAGCACAGCCAACAGACTCCACCTCGTTAATTCCCAAGGCTCCCCCAAAGACAAACCTGCTCCACGCAGCCGTCCTCGTATTTCCTCTCTGCCTAAAGAGAGCGCCATCAACCTCCAATCGTCGCAACCACCATTCTCGAGCTCTTTGACTCCAGCTGGCCTCTCCACCTTCACTGCGTCCGGCGAAAACAAGAAGGGCGTGCGGGACGACATGTCGTAGCAGGGGATCCCACCGACTTCATCGTGTCCCTGAGAGTCAACTGCTCCCCGAAAGTCTTCCGAAAGagcttctccctctccttctccgcCGGCCGGAAAACCCGCTGGAAAATCGCCCCAGGCGACGACTTGAAGATCTTGCGGCGATTCTGGAGGAGGAAGTCGAGGGCTTCTTCGAAGGTGAACATGGGTCGAGTCGACCCGTCTTTCAATCCCCGGGTGAAGAGGAGGCTGAGGAAGAGCACGATCAGGGCGACCAGGGCGTAGTGGGACCGGGGCGAGCTCATCGGACTGCAGGAGCCCTCCACTTttcactttctctctttctctgtacAGGCTCGGAACTTGGAAGCAATTTCCTGATGTAAGCTTCTACAGTTCAACAATTTCAAGTTCAATTTTTTGCAAACCATTTGACCATTTATTTGTGGGTTTTTTACTTGCATTTACTGTTCTTCCTCGGCGGAGTGACGAAAGCGGAGGCCGAATCCACATCGGCGATGAGCAGGGAAAGCGACGGAGCCGCCGAAGCTCAAAGAATGAGCAGAGATTCGACACCCGAGGCCCGAGGGGAAGGGGTTCTTGGTGGCGAGCAGAAGCTTGTGGAAGCATGGGGGCAGTAGATGGAAACGTTCTTTGTCATGACGTCTTTCCTTTCCATGCCTTCTTTCCTTGGGAAACCACCCACCATCACGGCGATGTTGACTCCAGTGCATGCCTCTACAACATCAGTTGTAGCAACAACACCTTTAAGCAGAGGGAAAGCGGCATCCACCAACTCCATCTTGACACCATTCAAAGCCTCAGCAGCTGGTGGAAAATCGAGCAAGTGCAGAATCACTGGCTGATCCGCTCCGAGCATGATTCCCCTTGCGATCATTGGCACAAGCGCATATCCAATTTGTCCTGCGGCTCCAGTGACAAGGATGCGAGCTGGTCATTTCGCCATGGATTCCGAATAACTGAGGAGGGAGACGAATCGATCGATCTGGGGTAGCGCAGTGGATTGTGGCTTTTTGTATTTAGCCCAGTATTGCAGGGTCCTTTGCGACATCCTGGGCAGCGAGGCTAGCGCAGTGTGGGCCCAATTTGATTtgggtttcttcttcttggagctGGATTTAGATAATAGGTTTGGGCTTGGACAACCTCCTTTTGATGGGCTTATTGCTGCTAGATAGAGgacatacatacacatatatatgtatgaatatgttcctttttctctttcctttttttttttttttaatacataaaacatatgtattttttttttgtaaacaagtaataacatatgtattcctttttttttctttttctttttagatacataaaacatatgtattttttttttcttcttcttttttgtaaatacataaaacatatatctccctttttttttcttttttttttggtacaaagaaattgtaatagcattaaaacttttaataaaatttttattccttattttggtgtgactgaactcaaattttgaatattcgagctgcctacgtacccctccaaagaagagatcaagtcgtaacgtagttcaaatacatacatatatatatatatatattttggtattttcttttggtgccgtttgcagtttcaactcgtgcagacaaggagtgttggtgtcg
It encodes the following:
- the LOC103453122 gene encoding uncharacterized protein isoform X1; this translates as MFSRRGIAFASALSPHFLSRAARNFCCKPTPTTILPVADHSGKVANYSSNFHLSPLFSTDDCKPHLDGYDIELVDHEAWQVSSGLALAGGGMQGSALDSNSLSDEVVDEPIDTCSVPVEGDPDFDDIDNMRIRGHLFFKLDRDSKEFEEYNFDFHRRKKSSKQKDDPKESKRKDNELKDSKRGNPSLDLPSRSEKQSRIVNDSPLDELDTTSVGKKKLRSPTYNQLTGPFHEPFCLDIFISKASVRACIIHRVTSKVVVVAHSISKDMKFDLCSTRNAAACAAVGEILAQRALDDDIHDVIYTPRKGDKLEGKLQIVLQSVIDSGINVKVKLRQINRKKRSSSYAT
- the LOC103453122 gene encoding uncharacterized protein isoform X2 — encoded protein: MQGSALDSNSLSDEVVDEPIDTCSVPVEGDPDFDDIDNMRIRGHLFFKLDRDSKEFEEYNFDFHRRKKSSKQKDDPKESKRKDNELKDSKRGNPSLDLPSRSEKQSRIVNDSPLDELDTTSVGKKKLRSPTYNQLTGPFHEPFCLDIFISKASVRACIIHRVTSKVVVVAHSISKDMKFDLCSTRNAAACAAVGEILAQRALDDDIHDVIYTPRKGDKLEGKLQIVLQSVIDSGINVKVKLRQINRKKRSSSYAT
- the LOC103453123 gene encoding ferredoxin C 1, chloroplastic, whose protein sequence is MATLHLTPSPSLTLPKQVRTTTNLSASFQLNLRPRHRSRRSYSCTVRSYKVVVEHEGQSTELEVEPDETILEKALDSGLSVPHDCKLGVCMTCPAKLLTGTVDQSEGMLSDDVVEGGYTLLCVSYPKSDCLIRTIPEDELLSLQLATAND